Proteins encoded in a region of the Fusarium falciforme chromosome 6, complete sequence genome:
- a CDS encoding MFS domain-containing protein has translation MSTTTTAVELCEPIERTSRGPYMSDTKHEADSSTDEILKASRLADSTVPDGGYGWVIVGSGAVMLWWALGTTYAWGVMQRALVEDGLSTPATLSFIGSLDAALMSALAIINSRLMRAIGMRNTAMLGVTVMGGSEILSSFAVKSLGALFFTSGVLMGTGVSLCSVVAFAVIAQWFSTKRGLANGLMFAGAGFGGATLSFAVDALIQRLNISWAYRILGLLTLATGLPAAWAIRERTPTHTPGFIEWQLFKSFTFDLVFLASAVGTFPLFVPPFFLPLYTKSLGFSSTTGAGLVAGFNLASAFGRIACGLACDKLGSLNTLFLSLILAAISMLAIWPTSTTLAPMIAFVLINGVSNGGFFSTMPTVVGNVFGSARVAMAMSMILTGWAGGYLMGAPIAGYLLEAYGGADAGLQAYRPAMFYAGSLALGSAGMVATVRLRKNRSPWARL, from the exons ATGTCTACTACTACGACGGCCGTGGAGCTCTGTGAGCCCATAGAACGGACTTCCCGTGGTCCATACATGTCCGACACCAAGCACGAAGCAGACTCGTCAACAGACGAAATCCTAAAAGCCTCCCGACTGGCCGATTCTACTGTCCCGGATGGCGGATACGGCTGGGTCATTGTCGGCAGCGGCGCCGTGATGCTCTGGTGGGCTCTCGGAACGACATATGCATGGGGTGTGATGCAGAGGGCGCTCGTCGAGGATGGCTTATCAACGCCCGCAACGCTCTCGTTCATCGGGTCGCTGGATGCAGCTCTGATGTCGGCCCTCGCGATTATAAACTCGAGGTTGATGCGGGCGATCGGGATGCGAAATACGGCAATGCTTGGAGTAACCGTGATGGGCGGGAGTGAGATTCTGAGCTCATTCGCCGTCAAGAGCCTGGGTGCTCTATTCTTTACCTCAGGAGTGTTGATGGGCACTGGTGTCAG TTTGTGTTCAGTG GTTGCCTTTGCAGTGATTGCGCAATGGTTCAGCACCAAGCGTGGTCTTGCTAATGGCCTCATGTTTGCCGGAGCAGGATTTGGCGGTGCCACGCTGAGTTTCGCAGTCGATGCTCTCATCCAGAGGCTCAACATCTCGTGGGCGTATCGaattctcggcctcctcactCTAGCCACCGGTCTCCCGGCGGCCTGGGCTATCAGAGAGCGAACCCCGACTCACACTCCAGGATTCATCGAATG GCAATTGTTCAAATCATTCACCTTCGATCTGGTTTTCTTAGCCAGTGCGGTGGGAACGTTTCCGTTGTTTGTGCCACCCTTCTTTCTCCCGTTGTACACAAAGTCACTCGGGTTCTCGTCGACCACCGGAGCAGGGTTGGTGGCGGGTTTCAATCTTGCGTCGGCCTTTGGGCGGATAGCCTGCGGACTGGCTTGCGATAAGCTGGGATCCCTTAATACGCTGTTCCTTTCGCTCATCTTGGCGGCGATTAGCATGCTGGCGATATGGCCAACATCAACGACTCTGGCGCCCATGATCGCCTTCGTCTTGATCAACGGGGTGTCGAATGGCGGATTCTTTTCCACAATGCCGACCGTGGTGGGTAACGTTTTTGGCAGCGCACGGGTCGCCATGGCGATGAGCATGATCCTCACGGGTTGGGCTGGCGGATATTTGATG GGTGCGCCCATCGCAGGTTACCTCCTCGAGGCGTATGGAGGTGCCGATGCTGGGCTGCAAGCATACCGACCAGCCATGTTTTACGCGGGATCTCTGGCTCTTGGGTCCGCTGGGATGGTTGCAACGGTTCGATTGCGCAAGAACAGGTCGCCTTGGGCCAGACTCTGA